The DNA window GCTGCCTTGGCGACTCCTACTACTTCCTGAGTGGCTGCCTTCACTCGCAAGCTCTCAGAGCTTGCGCGCCAGCCGTCGAACTGGCTGCCCGAAGAGGCCTCGTCGATCTTCACCGGCGGCGCATGCCCGTTCCGCTGTTTGAAGTGCTTTCGGATATTGAGAAGTACGTAGCGAAGCGCGTTTCGCACCTGTGTGGGGGACGTGAGAAGCTGAACATGATAACGGCCTGCAATCACCTTACCGGTGCGCTTGAAGACACGATTCACAGCCAATGCAAACCGAGCAGCAATCGACTTCATGCCCCGGGAGAGGGCATCCTGAGACTCGGCCTCAACGATCATGTGAAGATGATTGTGCTGGATGGAATACTCAACCAACCGAAAGTCGCCGCGCTCACACCCCTGGGCGAAGGTCTTCCGCACTTCCATCACGAGTGATCGTTGCCGAAGGTTCGAGAGCCCCTTTACAA is part of the Myxococcales bacterium genome and encodes:
- a CDS encoding transposase, which encodes MAVIKQLELADFVMQKRMTSGHGGPRKGAGAKRLVRGQVPHRQRSNFNELTPAHVTLRVVKGLSNLRQRSLVMEVRKTFAQGCERGDFRLVEYSIQHNHLHMIVEAESQDALSRGMKSIAARFALAVNRVFKRTGKVIAGRYHVQLLTSPTQVRNALRYVLLNIRKHFKQRNGHAPPVKIDEASSGSQFDGWRASSESLRVKAATQEVVGVAKAASWLLNKGWRRRGLIDLSAIPG